A single window of Solanum dulcamara chromosome 5, daSolDulc1.2, whole genome shotgun sequence DNA harbors:
- the LOC129888844 gene encoding histone acetyltransferase type B catalytic subunit: MGTKHQSSSDPISDPKKRRRVGFSKTDAGIEANECITIYIVSSREDVGSPNSFCLEPIDLNHYFEDDGRIFGYQGLKITIWVSLISFHAYADITFERLSDGGTGITNLKSALQNIFAESLVDEKDAFLQTFSTESRYVRSVVSNAEALQLKVSNGCSTESNCLLKAEPSDVEVFRIVGTPVGHLYSRLVPLVLLLVDGSNPIDVLDPRWEIYLLVQERKDTQEDSLSRLLGFAAVYRFHRYPGSTRMRLGQILVMPPYQRKGYGRFLLEVLNRVAVSEDVYDLTIEEPEDSLQYVRLCIDVERLRVFDPIQQSLESVVSHLKQDNPSKKSYMCKYAPPLSAVEDVRKTLKINKKQFEQCWEVLIYLRLDSINKYIETYRAIVSHRVKAEVVGKDPEGEGKQVIDVPTEYDQQMSFVMFKLQKGESSSRETADNQSNVEEQLQKLVDERMNQIKLIAEKVSSVHWQ, from the exons ATGGGGACGAAGCATCAGTCCTCCTCCGATCCAATCAGCGATCCCAAAAAGCGCCGTCGAGTCGGATTCTCTAAGACTG ATGCTGGAATTGAAGCTAACGAGTGCATTACTATATACATAG TTTCTAGCAGAGAGGATGTGGGCTCCCCAAACAGTTTCTGTCTTGAACCAATTGACTTGAATCACTATTTTGAAGACGATGGCAGAATATTTGGGTATCAGGGTCTGAAG ATCACTATTTGGGTTAgcttgatatcctttcatgctTATGCTGATATTACTTTCGAAAGATTATCAGAT GGAGGCACAGGGATCACAAACCTAAAGTCTGCTCTTCAG AATATTTTTGCTGAGAGTCTTGTTGATGAAAAAGATGCCTTCCTGCAAACATTTTCAACTGAAAGTCGTTATGTTCG GTCTGTTGTCTCAAATGCTGAAGCACTGCAGCTTAAAGTTTCAAATGGCTGTAGCACTGAATCTAATTGTCTTTTGAAAGCAGAGCCTTCAGATGTAGAG GTATTCCGGATCGTTGGCACGCCTGTAGGACACCTTTATAGTAGATTGGTGCCACTTGTGCTACTATTAGTGGAtg GTAGCAATCCTATTGACGTCCTTGATCCTAGATGGGAAATTTATCTCCTAGTCCAGGAAAGGAAAGATACCCAGGAGGATAGCCTTTCAAGGTTGCTTGGTTTTGCAGCTGTTTATCGTTTCCATCGTTATCCTGGAAGTACACGCATGCGACTTGGGCAG ATACTGGTTATGCCTCCTTACCAACGTAAAGGTTATGGTCGTTTTCTTCTTGAGGTGCTGAACAGGGTTGCAGTATCTGAAGATGTGTATGACCTGACTATTGAAGAGCCCGAGGATTCTCTTCAATATGTTCGGTTGTGCATTGACGTCGAGCGTTTGCGTGTATTTGACCCAATCCAGCAATCCCTAGAATCAGTTGTATCACATTTAAAGCAGGACAATCCTTCGAAAAAAAGCTACATGTGCAAGTATGCTCCACCACTGAGTGCTGTTGAGGATGTGAGGAAAACTTTGAAAATCAACAAGAAGCAGTTTGAGCAATGTTGGGAGGTTCTTATCTATCTTCGCTTGGACTCAATTAACAAATATATAGAGACATACCGAGCAATTGTTTCACACCGAGTAAAGGCTGAAGTTGTAGGGAAAGATCCAGAGGGTGAGGGAAAGCAGGTGATTGATGTACCAACTGAATATGATCAGCAGATGTCATTTGTGATGTTCAAATTGCAGAAGGGTGAATCTAGTAGCAGAGAGACGGCTGACAATCAAAGTAATGTGGAGGAGCAGCTGCAGAAACTGGTGGATGAACGAATGAATCAGATCAAGTTGATTGCAGAGAAGGTTTCTTCTGTTCATTGGCAATGA